In Paenibacillus ihbetae, the following are encoded in one genomic region:
- a CDS encoding beta-glucosidase family protein: MNRSIHELIQEMTLTEKASLCAGLNMWMTKGIERLNIPAVHMYDGTNGIRKTNSDEEMGITSENVPATCYPTGSAIGSSWNTELLHEVGVALGQESKEMGVELLLGPGINMKRTPLGGRNFEYYSEDPCLTGELGAAFINGLQSEGVGASLKHFACNNQENEKMVTSSEVDERTLREIYLSAFERIIKKSDPWTVMCSYNLLNGSYTSENEHLLHDILREEWGYEGVVLSDWTAVNDRIRGLKAGLDLEMPGPAHYNTKAIVEAVEGGDLSEEKLDQSVARILKLVERATAPKETVSGTVQDYHALARKAAAESIVLLKNENGILPIQPESAPSIAIIGRFAKKPRIQGAGSAEVTPTRVDIPWDEIKELAGESVTLSYAEGYPADDSIREDLIKESASLAATSDLAVLFVGQPEYAESEMHDLKSINLPEHQVKLIQAVAAVQPNCVVVTSSGNALAMHPWVQHVPGVIHSWLTGQGMGRAIAEILFGHTNPSGKLSETFPVKLSDNPSHMRIQGENGKLYYREGLFIGYRYYDRKEMAPQFPFGHGLSYTKFKYTDLQAVQHEKGITVTLQLENTGKRSGKETVQLYVHDEECKWVRPEKELKAFAKIELAPGEKEKIVFELEERDFAYYNTKYNRWVAESGYFQLCAGSSSRDIRVTHRLFCDFGKEEITFHKFSLLNEWVSDPIAKNVLEECIDEMNKHVKDKVSLQDEFLGFWEDFPVIKIFQMFGQSWMMERSPDEVVSELIGRVNEKRLEAQQAKPL; the protein is encoded by the coding sequence ATGAACCGATCAATTCATGAATTAATTCAAGAAATGACGCTTACGGAAAAAGCATCCCTCTGTGCGGGATTGAATATGTGGATGACCAAAGGCATCGAGCGATTGAACATTCCGGCTGTGCATATGTATGACGGAACCAACGGGATCCGGAAAACGAACAGCGATGAAGAAATGGGCATTACGTCCGAGAATGTTCCGGCAACCTGCTATCCTACCGGTTCCGCCATCGGCTCCTCCTGGAACACCGAGCTGCTGCATGAAGTCGGGGTAGCGCTTGGACAGGAATCCAAGGAAATGGGCGTGGAGCTGCTGCTTGGCCCGGGCATTAATATGAAGCGGACGCCGCTTGGCGGCAGAAACTTCGAGTACTACTCGGAGGACCCCTGCTTAACAGGCGAGCTTGGCGCAGCCTTCATCAACGGGCTCCAAAGCGAAGGCGTGGGCGCTTCCCTCAAGCACTTCGCTTGCAACAATCAGGAGAACGAAAAAATGGTGACGAGCTCGGAGGTCGACGAACGGACGCTGCGCGAAATTTATCTTAGCGCTTTCGAACGGATCATTAAGAAGTCCGATCCCTGGACCGTCATGTGCTCATATAATTTGCTCAATGGCAGTTATACAAGCGAAAACGAGCATTTGCTTCATGATATACTGAGAGAAGAGTGGGGCTACGAAGGTGTCGTGCTGTCGGACTGGACCGCCGTCAATGACCGGATTCGCGGGCTTAAGGCCGGTCTTGATCTTGAAATGCCGGGGCCGGCTCACTACAATACGAAGGCAATTGTGGAGGCTGTGGAGGGCGGAGACCTCTCCGAAGAGAAGCTTGATCAAAGCGTTGCCCGTATTCTAAAGCTTGTAGAGCGAGCGACAGCCCCGAAAGAAACGGTCTCGGGCACTGTTCAAGACTACCACGCGCTTGCGAGAAAAGCAGCAGCCGAGAGCATCGTGCTGCTCAAGAACGAGAACGGTATTCTCCCTATACAGCCGGAATCCGCACCATCGATTGCAATCATCGGCCGTTTTGCGAAGAAGCCAAGAATCCAAGGGGCCGGCAGCGCAGAAGTTACGCCAACGCGGGTCGATATTCCGTGGGATGAAATTAAGGAGCTGGCGGGAGAGTCGGTCACGCTAAGCTATGCTGAGGGATATCCCGCAGATGACTCCATTCGCGAGGACCTGATTAAGGAAAGCGCGTCGTTGGCGGCGACATCCGATCTAGCCGTATTGTTCGTCGGCCAGCCGGAATATGCGGAATCCGAGATGCATGACTTGAAGAGCATTAACCTCCCAGAGCACCAAGTGAAGCTCATCCAAGCCGTTGCAGCCGTTCAGCCGAACTGTGTCGTGGTAACAAGCAGCGGGAACGCGCTTGCGATGCATCCATGGGTGCAGCATGTGCCTGGGGTCATCCATTCCTGGTTGACGGGGCAGGGTATGGGCAGAGCCATTGCCGAAATCCTGTTCGGACACACGAACCCTTCCGGCAAGCTGTCGGAGACCTTCCCGGTCAAGCTGTCGGATAACCCATCGCATATGCGGATTCAGGGAGAAAACGGCAAGCTGTATTATCGTGAAGGACTGTTTATCGGCTATCGTTATTACGACCGTAAGGAAATGGCTCCGCAGTTTCCGTTCGGACATGGTTTGTCGTACACAAAATTTAAGTACACGGATCTTCAAGCGGTACAGCATGAGAAGGGAATTACCGTTACCCTCCAATTGGAGAATACCGGAAAGCGCTCCGGGAAGGAAACCGTTCAATTGTATGTCCATGATGAGGAATGCAAATGGGTGCGTCCCGAGAAGGAGCTTAAAGCTTTTGCCAAAATCGAGCTCGCGCCGGGCGAGAAGGAGAAGATCGTCTTTGAGCTTGAAGAAAGAGATTTTGCCTATTACAACACGAAATACAATCGCTGGGTAGCAGAAAGCGGATATTTCCAACTCTGCGCAGGCAGCTCGTCCCGCGATATCCGAGTGACACACCGACTGTTCTGCGACTTCGGCAAGGAGGAAATCACGTTCCATAAATTCAGCTTGCTTAATGAGTGGGTGAGCGACCCGATCGCGAAGAACGTGCTGGAAGAGTGCATCGATGAAATGAACAAGCATGTTAAGGACAAAGTATCTCTCCAGGATGAATTCCTGGGATTTTGGGAGGACTTCCCGGTCATTAAAATCTTCCAGATGTTCGGGCAAAGCTGGATGATGGAGCGGTCTCCGGATGAGGTCGTCAGCGAGCTTATCGGACGGGTTAACGAGAAACGGCTCGAGGCGCAGCAAGCTAAACCATTATAA